A window of bacterium genomic DNA:
CCTGAAGTAACCACAAAACAGGTAGAATCTTCTCCTTTAGCTGGTATCTCTAAGGTAGAAGCAGGATATTCAGTTATACTCAGACACTTTGATGCCTTAATAAGAATCATTGTTATGTTAGCTATTTTAGACTCGTTGGTATTATTTGTGATGGTGATGTAGTGTGTATGTGATTCGTATGGCTCTGTAAAATTCTCCCAGGCGGGGTAAATAGAGACAATAAAATTTTCTTTAACTTCAAAAGTCAATCTATAATCATCTTCAGGACTTTCATCTTCTTGTCCATCCTCATCGCCATCCAGAGTATTTCCATCACTATCTTCTGCTGTTCCTAAAATGGTAACGGTATAATTCTCAGCATCAAAATCCTGTGATGGATTAAAAGTAAAAGTCCTATTATTATTACTCCAACTAAACTCTCCTTGAATATCAGGATAGATACGAAAAGCGTTCTCAACAGAAGTGGTATTCATTGGCTTACTGAAGTTTATTACAATATTTGTATCTATTCCTACACCTGTAGCTTCATTCTCTGGAGTAGTCGAAGTTACACGGGCGTCTGGGATATGATAAAAATGAGCTATTGGAAAAGGATCAGGAAAATACCAGCTTAAAGATTTATGGTATCGATTTTTATTATGAGCATTTAGAATTATGTTATTCCCACTTCCTCCACTTACTATCACTGCATGACTATATGTATCATTAGAATTTCCAAAGATAATTACATCACCAGTGGTTAAGTTATCAGGTGGTGAACCACTGTCCCTTATAAAACTGTATTCAACATATTGATTATTAACCAGGTGTTGATGTAAATTATCACAATAAGGAATAGTAGCATCTATCCACTGATTATTAATATGTCTTTTCCCATAGCATCCAGGACCAGCAGTTAAATCAAGACCACCTTCAATTAAACATTGGGAAACAAAATTGGCACAATCTCCACCTGAATCATTATAATTTTTATAGTAGGAATTTGGATCATGGTTAGGATTATCTAAATCAGGATTATTATAGCCCCAAACATTATAATCATCTTCGTCTGGTCCCCAATAAGTATTTCCATAAGTAGACACCTCATTTCGATTAAAAGATAATACAGTTGTAGCAATCATTAGACAAACAGAGAAAGTTATAAATATAAAATGTATCCTTTTCATTTTTTACTCCCTTCAATTCCTAATCTTTTCAATATCCTATTGGCTATATACTGGATATTTTGGTCTTCGTCTTTACTTAACTCCTTTATAACTGATATGGCTTTTTCATTACCAATTTCCCCAAGATCCCGTAAGGCTTTATACCGTATTGTTTTTTTAGTCTTATCTATAACTTTTTTTAATTCATCACTTGTAAAATCTCCATATCCTGATAAATCGATACTCCACTTATCCATATTCTCTCCTTTAGCAAGACTAATTAACACAGGTAATGACTTTGTCTTCTCTCCAAGAGCAACTAATACTTTAGCTACAGTGGAACAGACTAATATATCCTTATCTTCTAATGCTTCTATTAAAGAAGGAATAGCTGATTTGTTTCCTATTTGTCCTAATGCTTCAGCAGAGTCTCTTCGAGCCTCTGCACTTCGAGCTCCAGTAGTTTTATAATTTTTTAACACTTCAATTAATACTGGTATTGCTTTCGGATCTCTTGAGAGTCCTACATAAGTAATACTCATATCTTCATGAGTCAGAGGATATAAAGTTTCCTCCTTCATTTTTGTCTTTATCTCTTTAATTATTTTAGGGATTTCGAGTAAATCTACTTTATCCTCTATTAACCCTAATCTGAACTCGACCTCTTTTTCT
This region includes:
- a CDS encoding amidase domain-containing protein is translated as MKRIHFIFITFSVCLMIATTVLSFNRNEVSTYGNTYWGPDEDDYNVWGYNNPDLDNPNHDPNSYYKNYNDSGGDCANFVSQCLIEGGLDLTAGPGCYGKRHINNQWIDATIPYCDNLHQHLVNNQYVEYSFIRDSGSPPDNLTTGDVIIFGNSNDTYSHAVIVSGGSGNNIILNAHNKNRYHKSLSWYFPDPFPIAHFYHIPDARVTSTTPENEATGVGIDTNIVINFSKPMNTTSVENAFRIYPDIQGEFSWSNNNRTFTFNPSQDFDAENYTVTILGTAEDSDGNTLDGDEDGQEDESPEDDYRLTFEVKENFIVSIYPAWENFTEPYESHTHYITITNNTNESKIANITMILIKASKCLSITEYPASTLEIPAKGEDSTCFVVTSGEELIPDDNLIHYIIVDIEGVESSAIQYANGQNIVTDHPDESYDISDPRYPTPAKIDSEAEVGVYLNGFVDGVAHLLGRFKEPVWFIDRDLEPLPSSIEENSKSQIPNYKQIPKSKFQMSNQIQMPNAANERLKPGLQKSLPLSSLVPPLPSFIPHPSSIIPRKLSDFKVLVIPSYGLSGVDTSEILEWRLRKYVEEGGVVVCFTQKYGDEFEFLPGTVTG
- a CDS encoding HEAT repeat domain-containing protein; protein product: MFKVKKVLGFLVVLSMVIGGGTVLQAMGGEPAKEKSQVKETTLEEQGKNESKIVDRQKALEKRRAEIREKLREECRMEGVSKEKIEKEVEFRLGLIEDKVDLLEIPKIIKEIKTKMKEETLYPLTHEDMSITYVGLSRDPKAIPVLIEVLKNYKTTGARSAEARRDSAEALGQIGNKSAIPSLIEALEDKDILVCSTVAKVLVALGEKTKSLPVLISLAKGENMDKWSIDLSGYGDFTSDELKKVIDKTKKTIRYKALRDLGEIGNEKAISVIKELSKDEDQNIQYIANRILKRLGIEGSKK